One Acetobacterium sp. KB-1 DNA segment encodes these proteins:
- a CDS encoding GntR family transcriptional regulator, with product MWSEKKGLSLDISSCKPLREIVFETIRCAIITGELQPGQRLMEVQLAEQMGVSRTPVRESIRKLELEGLVKMVPRKGVYVTPMSVNDLKEMMEIRRALEGLAAELAAMNATKDEISRLYEANELFGESALHNDEEGIIKHDMHIHETIYRASKNVKLQTMINSLREQMQRFRAEYVHRIEDKTPLVNQHMEIIRQIEKGACKKANLAACDHIFTTGDSMLGLLKKTE from the coding sequence ATGTGGAGTGAAAAAAAAGGCTTAAGCCTCGATATAAGTTCTTGCAAGCCGCTGCGAGAAATTGTTTTTGAAACCATTCGTTGCGCCATTATTACTGGTGAACTTCAGCCGGGACAACGCTTAATGGAGGTTCAACTGGCAGAGCAAATGGGTGTCAGCAGAACACCGGTGAGAGAATCAATCAGAAAACTTGAACTGGAAGGACTGGTAAAAATGGTGCCACGAAAGGGCGTTTATGTGACGCCAATGTCGGTTAATGACCTCAAAGAAATGATGGAAATCCGCCGGGCGCTGGAAGGTCTGGCGGCGGAGTTGGCGGCCATGAATGCTACAAAAGACGAAATTAGCCGGCTTTATGAAGCCAATGAGTTATTTGGGGAGTCCGCTTTGCATAATGACGAAGAGGGGATCATCAAACACGATATGCATATTCATGAGACCATTTATAGGGCATCGAAAAATGTAAAATTGCAAACGATGATTAACAGCCTGCGGGAACAGATGCAGCGGTTTCGGGCCGAGTATGTGCATCGGATTGAAGATAAAACGCCGCTGGTGAATCAGCATATGGAAATTATCCGGCAAATTGAAAAGGGTGCGTGTAAAAAAGCCAATCTTGCCGCCTGCGACCATATTTTCACCACCGGCGATAGCATGCTTGGATTGTTGAAAAAAACAGAGTAA
- the aroD gene encoding type I 3-dehydroquinate dehydratase: MASRSFHGGGELLTAEEEQDLLVEIKTRMPDQGLIYTYRSHLEGGVCETADEIRTAAIIAAIKSNRVDYVDVELNSEPAFLERIRGALKVSESQWLVSHHNFEKTPTTEEINAVFKAMEAVGGDVLKLAVMPQSMDDVRHLIQATLTYNEKSQKPMIAIAMGSLGSITRIAPDLCGGSLTFAAGAGKTAPGQLSLEEIIDLRKRMALI; this comes from the coding sequence GTGGCGTCGCGATCATTTCATGGCGGGGGGGAACTGCTCACGGCGGAAGAAGAACAGGATTTGTTAGTTGAAATAAAAACAAGAATGCCCGATCAGGGACTTATTTATACTTATCGCAGTCATCTGGAGGGCGGCGTTTGTGAAACCGCAGATGAAATCCGGACAGCCGCAATCATTGCGGCGATAAAAAGTAACCGGGTCGACTATGTGGACGTGGAACTTAATAGCGAGCCGGCTTTTCTGGAGCGGATTAGAGGGGCTTTAAAAGTAAGTGAAAGCCAATGGCTGGTTTCTCATCATAACTTTGAAAAGACCCCGACTACAGAGGAAATAAACGCTGTTTTTAAAGCCATGGAAGCGGTCGGCGGCGATGTCCTAAAACTGGCAGTGATGCCGCAGTCAATGGATGACGTCCGCCACCTGATCCAGGCCACCCTCACTTACAACGAAAAATCCCAGAAGCCGATGATTGCCATTGCGATGGGATCATTGGGGTCAATAACCCGAATAGCACCTGATTTGTGCGGCGGTTCCCTGACCTTTGCGGCGGGAGCCGGGAAAACAGCGCCTGGTCAGCTCAGTCTGGAAGAAATAATCGACTTACGAAAAAGAATGGCTCTGATATAA
- the ispE gene encoding 4-(cytidine 5'-diphospho)-2-C-methyl-D-erythritol kinase, translated as MSKIILKARAKVNLSLDVTGIREDGYHEMRMINHSIELADVLTFYPREQGIVLTSNEHTIPLDERNLVIKVALKLQNQFTIKRGAKIHLEKRIPAQAGLAGGSSDAAAALKGLNTLWQLGLSQSELLKIAVTIGADVPYCLVGGTALVEGIGEKITPIGDLRKMTILVVKPDIDIATPWAFKKLDNSIIKKHPDISALMALLKQDAYHELNEVVGNVFEAVAFADYPEIAAIKKEMLATGALASIMTGSGSTVIGYYADRELAVKMWQQFKEIYPLCFLSKTEESGGENYVE; from the coding sequence ATGAGTAAGATTATTTTAAAAGCTCGAGCAAAGGTCAATCTATCCTTGGATGTGACCGGGATCAGGGAAGATGGCTATCATGAAATGAGGATGATTAATCATTCCATCGAACTGGCTGATGTACTGACCTTTTACCCTCGGGAGCAAGGAATTGTGTTGACTTCCAATGAGCACACCATTCCCCTGGATGAGAGAAATCTGGTCATCAAAGTGGCCCTAAAACTTCAAAACCAATTCACGATTAAACGAGGCGCCAAGATTCATCTGGAAAAAAGAATTCCCGCTCAGGCAGGTCTGGCGGGTGGTAGCAGCGATGCTGCCGCAGCTTTAAAAGGGCTAAATACCTTATGGCAACTGGGACTCTCGCAGTCGGAACTTTTGAAAATTGCGGTTACCATTGGAGCAGATGTTCCCTATTGTTTGGTTGGTGGTACGGCTCTGGTGGAAGGAATCGGAGAAAAGATTACACCCATTGGCGATTTAAGAAAGATGACGATTCTGGTCGTGAAACCGGATATTGATATCGCTACCCCCTGGGCCTTTAAAAAACTGGATAATTCAATCATAAAAAAACACCCGGATATCTCGGCGCTTATGGCATTGCTAAAACAAGATGCTTATCATGAGCTTAACGAGGTCGTCGGAAACGTTTTTGAAGCCGTTGCCTTTGCAGATTATCCTGAAATAGCAGCGATCAAAAAAGAAATGCTGGCTACGGGAGCACTGGCGTCGATCATGACCGGTAGTGGTTCCACGGTTATTGGATATTACGCGGACCGGGAATTAGCAGTAAAAATGTGGCAGCAATTTAAAGAAATATACCCCCTGTGTTTTTTGAGTAAAACGGAGGAAAGTGGAGGAGAAAATTATGTGGAGTGA
- a CDS encoding type I 3-dehydroquinate dehydratase produces MMNHKCGRKNFMKTKKAFKLIRKNTFISCIPLISANRDELIADVEVGVANGCDFLEWRRDHFMAGGNCSRRKKNRIC; encoded by the coding sequence ATGATGAATCATAAATGTGGAAGGAAGAATTTTATGAAGACGAAAAAAGCATTTAAATTAATCAGAAAAAACACCTTTATCTCGTGTATTCCATTGATCAGTGCCAATCGCGATGAATTAATAGCTGATGTTGAAGTGGGAGTGGCAAATGGTTGTGATTTTCTGGAGTGGCGTCGCGATCATTTCATGGCGGGGGGGAACTGCTCACGGCGGAAGAAGAACAGGATTTGTTAG
- the tyrS gene encoding tyrosine--tRNA ligase — protein sequence MESVFDVLQERGFIEQCTHEEEIKKLLAEESVSFYIGFDPTADSLHIGHFIQIMVMAHMQRHGHRPIALIGGGTTMIGDPSGRTDMRQVMTAERIVENGEKFKRVFEKFLTFEDDKAVMLNNAEWLLPLNYIEFLREIGAHFSVNRMLTADCYKSRLEKGLTFLEFNYMLLQAYDFYVLHQEQGCKMQFGGNDQWSNIIAGVELVRRKDAKQVFGMTFSLLTTSEGIKMGKTAKGALWLDPEKTSPYEFYQYWRNIADADVEKCLALLTFIPMDEVRRLGALKDSEINQAKEILAYTVTEIIHGSQAAQEAQNAARKLFGGDQGDAEIPSVELSKAELGAGMDILALLEVAKLIPTRSEGRRLIKQGGVLLNSEKVTDFKLLVTPTAFKDGRIVLKKGKKAFKQINLV from the coding sequence ATGGAAAGTGTATTTGACGTATTGCAGGAGCGGGGGTTTATCGAACAGTGTACCCACGAAGAGGAAATTAAAAAACTATTGGCGGAGGAATCCGTTTCATTTTATATTGGTTTTGATCCGACGGCGGACAGTCTTCACATCGGACATTTCATTCAGATTATGGTAATGGCCCACATGCAACGGCATGGACATCGTCCGATTGCCCTAATCGGGGGCGGAACCACCATGATTGGTGATCCTTCTGGCCGAACCGACATGCGTCAGGTGATGACAGCAGAACGGATTGTAGAAAATGGTGAAAAATTCAAGCGTGTGTTTGAAAAGTTTTTGACCTTTGAAGATGATAAGGCTGTGATGCTTAATAATGCCGAGTGGTTACTGCCTCTAAACTATATCGAATTTTTGCGGGAAATTGGGGCACATTTTTCAGTGAATCGGATGCTGACTGCCGATTGTTATAAATCGCGGCTGGAAAAAGGGCTGACCTTTTTAGAATTCAATTATATGTTGCTCCAGGCTTATGATTTTTACGTCTTACATCAAGAACAGGGCTGTAAGATGCAGTTCGGCGGAAATGATCAGTGGTCCAACATCATTGCCGGAGTTGAATTGGTCCGGCGCAAAGATGCTAAACAGGTTTTCGGAATGACCTTCTCCCTGTTAACGACCAGTGAAGGGATCAAAATGGGGAAAACCGCTAAAGGTGCCTTATGGTTGGATCCGGAAAAAACATCGCCCTATGAATTTTACCAATACTGGCGAAACATTGCCGATGCCGATGTCGAAAAATGTTTGGCCCTGCTGACCTTTATTCCGATGGACGAGGTGCGTCGGCTGGGAGCACTTAAAGACTCAGAAATCAACCAGGCTAAGGAAATTCTGGCTTACACAGTCACTGAAATTATTCACGGCTCGCAAGCCGCACAGGAGGCTCAAAATGCGGCCCGGAAGCTTTTTGGCGGTGACCAGGGCGATGCCGAGATACCAAGCGTAGAACTATCAAAGGCTGAACTGGGAGCAGGTATGGATATTCTTGCTTTGTTAGAAGTTGCCAAACTGATTCCCACCCGCAGTGAGGGACGGCGCTTAATTAAACAGGGCGGAGTTTTGCTAAATAGCGAAAAAGTAACAGACTTTAAGCTGTTGGTAACCCCGACAGCTTTTAAAGACGGAAGAATTGTCCTGAAAAAGGGCAAAAAAGCATTCAAGCAAATTAATCTTGTATAG
- the lspA gene encoding signal peptidase II, giving the protein MIYIAIILFVIFLDQYTKYLVIAHIKPLDTLPLIPNVFHLTYIENTGAAFSLFTNMQIFLIIMTLVFLGVLIYFLIKIPNIKENRVINGSLAFIIGGAAGNLLDRLRLDFVVDFLDFRMIKFAIFNFADVFVVCGSIILVLALFNNKNFLENNDFGTLE; this is encoded by the coding sequence ATGATTTATATCGCTATTATCCTTTTTGTTATTTTTCTGGACCAGTATACAAAATACCTGGTCATTGCACATATAAAACCCCTTGACACTCTACCGCTGATCCCAAATGTTTTTCATTTAACCTATATCGAAAACACCGGTGCAGCATTTAGTCTGTTTACTAACATGCAGATATTTTTAATTATTATGACCCTGGTTTTTCTTGGTGTACTCATTTACTTCTTAATCAAAATACCCAACATCAAAGAAAATCGCGTCATTAATGGCTCGCTTGCCTTTATCATTGGTGGTGCTGCTGGTAATTTACTGGACCGGCTACGCCTTGATTTTGTGGTAGATTTCCTTGATTTTCGAATGATTAAATTTGCCATTTTTAATTTCGCCGATGTTTTTGTGGTATGCGGCAGCATCATTCTTGTTCTGGCATTATTTAATAATAAAAATTTCTTAGAGAACAATGATTTCGGCACTCTAGAGTAA
- a CDS encoding AI-2E family transporter: MKFKIDLELVKKYSYFLVGVLILVLIYKLLDNFGVVTATVGGFITRTLEVLRPILVGVVLAYFLFKPMRGIEKFIFKTIPKSRDKAGAIRLISILIVYAITIVLIVLFFYATIPSVVESLTGLISQTPQYLITIDNYLGESLANGGAAQDILAELKFAIDSLQSMTTRDIINQIASYFGTNPDSIKNIGNFAFVFLKGTIGFVISFFIVFFVGLYLMLDKEKISEQVDRFAKAVMNKTLYNGSHWAILTIDEIFYKYFTGKILTSMLIGFLFYLGMLVIGVDYAPLFGVIVAITNVIPYFGPIIGAVPAVIITLIDEPVKALWVGIWILVVQQFDGNVLAPNVLGKIVELNPFWVLFSVIVGGSLFGIPGMFVAIPMFAVIKVFFEEGLTRWERKKELLEKPLE, translated from the coding sequence TTGAAATTTAAAATTGATCTCGAACTTGTAAAAAAATATAGCTACTTTTTGGTTGGTGTTCTGATTCTGGTTCTGATTTACAAACTATTGGATAATTTTGGCGTGGTGACGGCAACTGTTGGCGGATTTATTACCAGAACGCTGGAAGTATTGAGGCCTATTTTAGTGGGCGTAGTGCTGGCGTATTTTTTGTTTAAACCAATGCGGGGAATTGAAAAGTTTATTTTTAAGACCATTCCTAAAAGTCGGGACAAAGCCGGAGCGATTCGACTGATTTCGATCCTGATCGTCTATGCGATCACCATTGTACTGATTGTCTTGTTTTTTTATGCAACCATTCCATCAGTGGTAGAAAGTTTGACGGGGCTGATTTCCCAAACGCCGCAGTATTTAATAACCATTGATAATTATCTGGGTGAAAGCCTGGCCAACGGCGGTGCTGCCCAGGATATTTTAGCAGAGCTTAAGTTTGCTATTGACAGCCTTCAAAGTATGACGACCAGGGATATAATAAACCAGATTGCATCATATTTTGGAACAAATCCGGATTCCATAAAAAATATTGGGAATTTTGCCTTCGTCTTTTTAAAAGGAACCATCGGGTTTGTTATTTCTTTCTTTATTGTGTTTTTTGTGGGGTTATACCTGATGCTGGATAAAGAAAAAATTAGTGAACAGGTGGACCGTTTTGCCAAAGCGGTGATGAATAAAACCTTATACAACGGTTCCCACTGGGCGATCCTGACCATCGATGAAATTTTTTACAAATATTTTACCGGGAAAATACTTACTTCGATGTTAATTGGATTTCTTTTCTATTTGGGAATGTTGGTGATCGGTGTCGATTATGCCCCCTTATTCGGCGTTATTGTGGCGATTACCAATGTGATTCCTTATTTCGGTCCCATTATCGGAGCAGTTCCGGCCGTTATCATTACCTTAATTGATGAACCGGTTAAGGCGCTTTGGGTCGGGATCTGGATTTTGGTTGTACAACAGTTTGACGGGAATGTTTTAGCCCCCAATGTGCTGGGGAAAATTGTCGAACTCAATCCCTTTTGGGTGTTGTTCTCTGTCATCGTCGGAGGCAGTCTCTTCGGCATTCCGGGCATGTTTGTGGCGATCCCGATGTTTGCCGTAATTAAGGTCTTTTTTGAAGAAGGCTTAACACGCTGGGAACGAAAAAAAGAACTGCTCGAGAAACCGCTTGAATAA
- a CDS encoding uracil-DNA glycosylase translates to MPIHFNNDWEEPIQQEIKTDYYQNLRLFLIKEYRSRVVYPPMDEIFNAFHLTPLSKTKVCIIGQDPYHGPGQAHGLAFSVKPGVSIPPSLLNIYKELEADLGCPIPSHGCLTAWAEQGVLLLNAVLTVRGGEAGSHRNAGWEIFTSRIIERLNTRAEPVIFILWGRDAQNKKALITNPRHPIITSPHPSPLSAHRGFFGSRPFSKANDLLKAQGIEPIDWGIKDLDFPIIEKK, encoded by the coding sequence ATGCCAATTCATTTTAATAACGATTGGGAAGAGCCCATTCAACAGGAAATCAAAACTGACTATTATCAAAACCTGCGACTTTTTTTAATTAAAGAATATCGAAGTCGGGTGGTCTATCCGCCGATGGATGAAATTTTTAATGCCTTTCACTTAACGCCATTATCAAAAACCAAGGTTTGTATTATCGGCCAGGACCCCTATCATGGACCAGGCCAGGCTCATGGCCTGGCTTTTTCTGTCAAACCCGGGGTTTCGATCCCCCCTTCACTGCTTAACATCTACAAAGAACTGGAAGCCGATTTGGGCTGCCCGATTCCCAGCCATGGCTGTTTAACTGCCTGGGCTGAGCAAGGGGTACTACTGCTCAATGCCGTTCTGACCGTCCGGGGCGGTGAAGCCGGTTCCCATCGCAATGCCGGTTGGGAGATTTTCACCAGCCGGATCATTGAACGATTGAACACCCGGGCCGAACCGGTTATTTTTATTCTCTGGGGTCGCGATGCTCAAAACAAAAAAGCCCTGATTACCAACCCCCGACATCCGATTATCACCTCACCCCACCCTAGTCCATTGTCAGCCCACCGGGGATTTTTCGGCAGTCGACCTTTTTCCAAAGCAAACGACCTGCTGAAGGCCCAGGGAATTGAGCCCATTGACTGGGGTATTAAGGATCTTGATTTCCCTATCATCGAAAAAAAATAG
- a CDS encoding nucleoid-associated protein codes for MKSEISINKAILHVLDTNANIPVLSDMLLNMTVTVKEYVEKHVERSIKDPEIKRTVFRTGSPFKDRIIDYKNNPHELVRISSEISQLFFEYMQENIEIPSADLVFVDFNVEHETYLGIFKFNYKQGYIHYVNTDKGLTNDILVQPCVLPTESQKLDEFILVNLACDEVLIKEKKYPINNEKDYYISTQLVFCEPAMSEKEAYDIIDKTVKEVIVREYGGDYQKLNAAKTVLADDYETESEIDVDNLAKTVFDGDSTIQERFRSSLEEKGLYEKKIPVTPNIEKKIFGKQKFITDTGIEISIPMDQLKRNDIIEFKNNPDGTISVEIKNIGLLNQK; via the coding sequence ATGAAATCAGAAATCAGCATTAACAAAGCAATCTTGCATGTATTGGACACCAACGCAAACATCCCGGTGTTATCGGATATGCTCCTGAACATGACCGTAACAGTGAAAGAATATGTGGAAAAGCATGTGGAAAGATCAATAAAAGATCCGGAGATCAAACGGACTGTCTTTCGGACGGGCAGTCCTTTTAAAGACCGGATTATTGATTACAAGAATAATCCTCACGAGCTTGTTCGGATTAGTTCGGAAATATCCCAGCTTTTTTTTGAGTATATGCAAGAAAACATCGAAATACCATCTGCCGATCTGGTTTTTGTGGATTTTAATGTCGAGCATGAAACTTATTTGGGTATATTCAAGTTTAATTATAAGCAGGGTTATATTCACTATGTGAATACTGACAAAGGTCTGACCAATGATATTCTGGTTCAACCCTGTGTACTGCCAACAGAAAGTCAGAAACTGGATGAATTCATTCTCGTTAATCTGGCTTGTGATGAGGTTCTGATCAAGGAAAAGAAATATCCAATCAATAATGAGAAAGATTATTATATTTCCACTCAATTAGTTTTCTGTGAGCCGGCGATGTCAGAAAAAGAGGCCTATGACATTATCGATAAAACAGTCAAAGAAGTGATTGTCAGAGAATATGGCGGTGATTATCAAAAGCTCAATGCCGCTAAAACAGTGCTGGCTGATGATTATGAAACCGAAAGCGAAATCGACGTGGACAATCTGGCCAAAACGGTTTTTGACGGGGATTCGACCATTCAGGAGCGGTTCAGGTCGTCCTTGGAAGAAAAAGGGCTCTACGAAAAAAAGATCCCGGTCACCCCGAATATTGAAAAGAAGATCTTTGGCAAACAAAAATTTATTACCGATACGGGCATTGAAATCAGTATTCCGATGGACCAGCTGAAGCGAAATGATATCATTGAGTTTAAAAATAATCCGGATGGTACCATCTCCGTGGAAATCAAGAATATTGGACTACTAAACCAGAAATAA